Proteins encoded within one genomic window of Corvus hawaiiensis isolate bCorHaw1 chromosome 9, bCorHaw1.pri.cur, whole genome shotgun sequence:
- the CCDC17 gene encoding coiled-coil domain-containing protein 17: MVVQPLLPGEPRVQQGEPPRQSLPLQGHRQPPQELREAHERYVAEIRSGAVGAVLSPPAPHRPAGLCRRLAALGAGAALGPQPEHGEPQQSRAPRDQAGQVRTAQQRATLRLDTLLPPAGPLAAEARALRLSYLRSGGHDPAVLDQLLHLQLEATVLEKRTAGLGRGRRLEPPGSGTHALDAALLAVELENRRLEDELLALKVRRERRADAGSRAAQRHTEELAQLQAEVGMLRCHAEQTRPWLHPPILPPTIAPPLPPALAVPELFMEPPGPALGPGSPTAHVSPGLPLTPFMALEDPPPAQEPPEQDRVPQR, encoded by the exons ATGGTGGTCCAGCCCCTCCTACCCGGTGAACCCCGTGTGCAGCAGGGAGAGCCCCCCCGGCAGTCGCTCCCACTGCAGGGGCACCGGCAGCCGCCGCAGGAGCTGCGGGAAGCCCACGAACGCTACGTGGCCGAGATCCGG agtggggctgtgggggccGTGCTGAGCCCCCCGGCCCCTCACCGTCCCGCAGGGCTCTGCCGGCGGCTGGCGGCActgggggctggggcagctctgggcccccAGCCCGAGCACGGGGAGCCGCAGCAGAGCCGGGCCCCGCGGGACCAGGCCGGACAGGTCCgaacagcacagcagag GGCCACCCTCCGCCTCGACACCCTCCTGCCGCCCGCAGGGCCGCTCGCGGCCGAGGCCAG GGCGCTGCGACTGTCCTACCTGCGCTCCGGGGGACACGACCCGGCCGTCCTGGACCAGCTCCTCCATCTCCAGCTGGAGGCCACGGTACTGGAGAAAAGAAccgcagggctgggcaggggcaggcgGTTGG AGCCCCCCGGCAGTGGCACACACGCTCTGGATGCGGCACTGCTAGCCGTGGAGCTGGAGAACCGGCGTCTGGAAGATGAACTGTTGGCACTGAAAgtcaggagggagaggagagcagaCGCTG GCTCGCGGGCAGCCCAGCGGCACACGGAGGAactggcccagctccaggcagaggTGGGAATGCTGCGATGCCACGCAGAGCAGACGAGGCCATGGCTGCACCCCCCCATCCTCCCACCCACCATAGCCCCTCCACTGCcgccagccctggctgtgccagaaCTTTTTATG gagCCCCCTGGGCCTGCGCTGGGGCctggcagccccacagcccatgTGTCCCCTGGACTCCCCCTCACCCCCTTTATGGCCCTGGAGGACCCTCCTCCTGCTCAGGAGCCCCCAGAACAAGACAGGGTTCCCCAAAGGTGA
- the LOC125329879 gene encoding nuclear autoantigenic sperm protein: MQSSAVAAPPCVEPAPASQTRMEEELAAPSTSTDKTDSMDVDGESKKLLGLGQKHLVMGNIPAAVNAFQEAASLLGKKYGETADECAEAFFYYGKSLLELARMENGVLGNALEGVQVEEEGEKAEDDSALPAADEEAREELREQVYNAMGEKEEAKKSMEEFPILSEKEIKEEDVEMKEITEEKPKEAAADKDAKPEEKTEISVGKEESSEEQKKQVPVEKEAVEEEAAVKEKEVEKEQEMVPEDKVEKATEEKERTTEVSDKEAKAAGEEAEAGEVAVEEKGEAGEKAAEATEKEPAVEKGEAVEGQAETAVEEKAEAEQKAEAQAAAAVEQREAAEEETETAEQKKAEEKQEPVETVTEEKPGESKETESSNEPVPTEGKEPPNDTEEKAEVAANVEKEDKKADLMEEGEGAKVEKEEKDDLMEEGEETEESEEEDKENDKAEDEKENELTVEDKESEEDEIGNLELAWDMLELAKVIYKRQETKEAQLHAAQAHLKLGEVSIESENYTQAIEEFQACLALQQKYLEAHDRLLAESHYQLALAYHYNSDFDEAVLQFGKSMEVIDKRLAILTERIKKADTGSPEDEKEIEELKGLLPEIKEKIEDSKESQKSARVAELGLKATLVGTTSGFAQSEGSGSVSTIPVRKAADGASQCVTDISHLVRKKRKPEEETHQGDNEAKKSKPEPAVNGGGGDTVPSGNEVTEKMEEETEKRPQAESGAAVESTV, translated from the exons ATGCAATCCTCGGCCGTCGCCGCTCCCCCCTGCGTTGAGCCCGCGCCGGCCTCCCAGACTAG GATGGAAGAGGAACTGGCAGCTCCTTCCACATCCACAGACAAAACAGACAG TATGGATGTGGATGGCGAATCAAAGAAACTATTGGGTTTGGGACAGAAGCACTTGGTAATGGGAAATATTCCAGCTGCTGTGAATGCATTCCAGGAAGCTGCGAGCTTGCT gGGTAAAAAGTATGGTGAGACAGCGGATGAGTGTGcagaagcttttttttattatggaaAATCTCTCCTGGAGTTGGCAAG AATGGAAAatggtgtgctgggaaatgCCTTAGAAGGGGTGCAggtggaagaggaaggagaaaaagcagaagatgacTCTGCATTGCCAGCTGCTGATG AAGAAGCAAGGGAGGAGTTGAGAGAACAGGTTTATAACGCCatgggggaaaaggaagaggccAAAAAGTCCATGGAGGAGTTTCCAATActatctgagaaggaaatcaaagAAGAGGATGTTGAAATGAAAGAgattacagaagaaaaacccaaagaagcagctgctgacaAGGATGCAAAGCctgaagagaagactgagatttctgtgggaaaagaagAATCTTCAGAAGAGCAGAAGAAGCAGGTACCTGTGGAAAAGGAGGCTGtggaagaggaggcagctgtGAAAGAGAAGGAGGTAGAAAAAGAGCAGGAGATGGTGCCTGAGGACAAGGTAGAGAAGGCAactgaggagaaggagaggacgACAGAAGTGTCAGACAAGGAGGcaaaggcagctggggaagaggctgAAGCGGGAGAAGTGGCTGtggaagagaagggagaggcaggagaaaaggcagcagaagcaacagaaaaagaGCCAGCTGTGGAGAAGGGAGAGGCTGTAGAAGGGCAGGCAGAGACAGCTGTGGAAGAGAAGGCAGAAGCAGAACAGAAGGCagaagcacaggcagcagctgctgtggaacagagagaagctgcagaggaggaaacAGAGACAGCTGAACAGAAGAAGGCAGAAGAGAAACAAGAGCCAGTAGAGACAGTTACAGAAGAGAAACCAGGTGAATCTAAAGAGACAGAGTCCTCAAATGAACCTGTGCCCACAGAGGGCAAAGAGCCACCTAatgacacagaagaaaaggctgaagtTGCTGCTAATGTAGAGAAAGAGGACAAGAAAGCTGACCTGATGGAAGAGGGTGAAGGTGCTAAGgtagaaaaagaagagaaagatgaCCTGATGGAAGAGGGAGAAG AAACAGAAGAATCTGAAGAGGAAGATAAAGAAAATGATAAAGCTGAAGATGAGAAGGAGAATGAATTGACAGTGGAAGACAAG GAAAGTGAGGAGGATGAAATTGGCAATCTTGAGCTAGCCTGGGACATGCTGGAGTTAGCAAAAGTCATTTACAAGAG acaagaaacaaaagaagCTCAGCTCCATGCAGCTCAAGCTCATCTGAAGTTAGGAGAAGTTAGCATTGAATCTG AAAACTACACACAGGCAATTGAGGAGTTCCAGGcctgcctggccctgcagcaGAAGTACCTGGAGGCTCATGACCGACTGCTGGCTGAGAGCCACTACCAGCTGGCCCTGGCCTACCACTACAACAGCGACTTCGACGAGGCCGTCCTGCAGTTCGGGAAGTCCATGGAGGTCATAGACAAGAGACTGG CAATACTGACCGAGCGAATAAAGAAGGCAGACACTGGCTCCCCGGAGGACGAGAAGGAGATTGAAGAACTGAAGGGATTGCTTCCTGAAATTAAAGAGAAGATAGAAGATTCAAAGGAGTCACAGAAGAGTGCAAGAGTAGCTGAGCTGGGACTGAAAGCAACTCTG GTTGGAACCACATCTGGCTTTGCACAAAGTGAAGGCAGTGGTTCTGTTTCCACA ATTCCAGTAAGGAAAGCAGCTGATGGTGCATCTCAGTGTGTAACAGACATCTCTCATCTAGTCAGGAAAAAG aggaaaCCAGAGGAGGAGACTCATCAGGGAGACAATGAAGCCAAGAAATCTAAACCAGAACCAGCTGTCAATGGTGGTGGTGGGGATACTGTCCCCAGTGGAAATGAGGTCAcagaaaaaatggaagaggag ACAGAGAAAAGGCCACAAGCAGAATCAGGGGCTGCAGTTGAAAGCACAGTATGA